Proteins from a genomic interval of uncultured Desulfuromusa sp.:
- a CDS encoding GSU2204 family CXXCH-containing (seleno)protein — translation MKLRHIWLLALLSILTLMTTTTMASAAETATSGHIEIGISGMDTDDSPARVNEYVNTRSENGFSFAPSLSLESINEGSSFGLDAEIMGPRDQEINLDFDASRIFKFGFDHQVLEHWKDHDNLLHLGATMRDDVAGNQPRVTTDATVGQLGADTISEANERYAQEMDNDYIVTRRETEAQASLHLPALPNIEFHAGMRIETRQGQEQAITASKCNQCHVQANANEIDERTEDFTLGATGKFGLVTVEYDYLHREFTENGADPTYNYLSSGGTHGGIPDADQLLYSGSQSYRVTPDSKKDMHHLKARVDIDSSSSVTAAYVNAEVESDKDGEDGIYSIDTDTLTSEFESFFLKGATKIGGLRLSVRGGAYEVDTSDYTLTFTELIGATNVGVEGYDTVTGEVEYESSEARDVTEFGIDGVYRLAKGTTLRLGYEYEEIDRQEEELNDTETNTFKLSLKSRFSKQLSGRISYQYQDITDPLNGAHTGILQSEEYISSIYSGLAIGTTTDFIGDPGNTDNGDGTGVVFYWNSVYPNRMLTTSTDPENVHEIKLSSTWAPTANMAATIFARVRMEENDSVEYKQDSYVPGISFYYAPSDKINLTMSYTFNKQDTENRICVGWYHGUANSVSSSQFGSYCSIAEYESDVHTLSLDVNYQATEKLLLNAGFTYNKAEDTWDWKFTERAALSTTGYNYDTWIQNNLIDSYSDLSYEQYQLTAGGTYNFTEAFYTRASFTYDIFDMGEEYVYGDEDGTAYYGYVGFGWNF, via the coding sequence ATGAAGCTACGCCATATCTGGCTGCTTGCATTACTGTCGATCCTGACCTTAATGACGACCACAACCATGGCAAGCGCTGCAGAAACAGCAACCAGCGGCCATATTGAGATCGGCATTTCCGGCATGGATACCGACGACAGTCCTGCACGCGTCAACGAATATGTAAACACGAGATCAGAGAACGGCTTCAGTTTTGCACCGAGCCTGTCTCTGGAGTCAATCAATGAAGGATCTAGTTTCGGGTTAGATGCTGAGATCATGGGCCCACGTGATCAGGAAATCAATCTTGACTTTGACGCCAGTCGGATCTTCAAGTTTGGATTTGATCATCAAGTTCTAGAGCATTGGAAGGATCACGACAATCTGTTGCATCTCGGCGCGACAATGCGCGATGATGTTGCCGGCAACCAGCCTCGAGTCACAACAGATGCTACAGTGGGACAGCTCGGCGCTGATACGATCTCGGAAGCCAATGAGCGTTATGCTCAAGAAATGGACAACGATTACATTGTTACCCGCCGCGAAACTGAAGCTCAAGCGAGCTTGCACCTGCCGGCACTGCCGAATATCGAATTCCACGCCGGAATGCGAATTGAAACTCGCCAAGGGCAGGAACAAGCGATCACGGCAAGTAAATGTAACCAGTGTCACGTTCAAGCTAATGCAAATGAAATCGATGAACGCACCGAAGATTTTACTTTGGGAGCAACCGGCAAATTTGGCCTGGTGACAGTTGAATACGATTATCTCCATCGCGAATTCACCGAAAACGGTGCTGATCCAACTTACAACTACCTCAGTTCCGGAGGCACTCATGGGGGCATTCCTGATGCTGATCAGTTGCTCTACTCAGGGTCACAATCCTACAGAGTCACTCCCGATTCCAAAAAGGATATGCATCATCTGAAGGCACGTGTGGATATTGACAGCAGCTCTTCTGTCACGGCAGCCTACGTCAACGCTGAAGTTGAATCCGACAAAGATGGTGAAGACGGAATTTATTCAATAGATACAGACACATTGACCAGCGAATTTGAGTCTTTTTTCCTCAAAGGAGCAACAAAAATCGGAGGCCTGCGTCTATCCGTTCGTGGTGGTGCTTATGAAGTGGATACGTCAGACTATACGCTGACATTCACAGAATTAATTGGTGCAACCAATGTTGGTGTCGAAGGATACGATACGGTAACCGGTGAAGTTGAATACGAATCCTCTGAAGCCCGCGATGTCACTGAATTTGGCATTGATGGTGTTTATCGTCTTGCAAAAGGGACAACTCTGCGCCTTGGCTATGAGTATGAGGAAATTGATCGTCAAGAAGAAGAGCTTAATGACACGGAAACCAACACATTCAAGCTTTCCCTCAAATCACGTTTCAGCAAGCAACTCTCCGGCAGAATCAGTTACCAATATCAGGACATTACTGATCCTCTGAATGGTGCTCACACCGGCATACTGCAATCTGAAGAATACATCAGCTCAATTTACTCAGGTCTTGCCATAGGAACGACTACTGACTTTATAGGTGATCCAGGCAATACTGACAATGGGGATGGTACTGGTGTTGTTTTCTACTGGAACAGTGTCTATCCGAACCGCATGCTGACAACCTCTACCGACCCTGAAAACGTCCATGAAATTAAATTATCTTCAACATGGGCTCCTACAGCCAATATGGCTGCGACCATTTTTGCCCGGGTCCGCATGGAAGAAAATGATTCCGTAGAGTACAAACAGGACAGCTATGTTCCAGGGATCTCTTTCTATTATGCACCAAGTGACAAAATCAATCTGACGATGTCCTATACCTTCAACAAACAAGACACAGAGAATCGGATCTGCGTCGGCTGGTACCATGGCTGAGCGAACAGTGTTTCATCGAGCCAGTTTGGCTCGTATTGCAGCATTGCCGAGTATGAATCAGACGTTCATACACTTTCTCTTGATGTTAACTATCAAGCCACAGAAAAACTGCTACTTAATGCAGGATTCACTTACAATAAAGCTGAAGATACCTGGGATTGGAAATTCACAGAGCGTGCAGCTCTTTCCACAACTGGTTACAATTATGACACTTGGATTCAAAACAACCTGATAGACTCCTACTCTGATCTCTCTTACGAGCAGTATCAACTCACAGCAGGTGGTACCTACAATTTCACCGAAGCATTCTACACGAGAGCTTCTTTCACCTATGATATCTTCGATATGGGTGAAGAGTATGTCTATGGTGATGAGGATGGAACCGCTTACTACGGTTACGTAGGATTTGGTTGGAATTTCTAG